A window of Candidatus Melainabacteria bacterium RIFOXYA2_FULL_32_9 genomic DNA:
TACTTATTGATATTCCCTCTGAAAATTTTAAAATTCCAGGCATAATATAACCTTTCAAAATATTTAAATATTGTGGTATTTAAATTCTAAAATATCATATTTAAGGATAGATATCAATCATACTTTAGTATGAGTAAAAATCTTAGATAAAAGGTGTTTGAAACTCTGATATTACCAAAAGCAAACATCAGACTTTCGGATTTGCTTATTGATCTAAGAATAAATGAGGATATTCTATTTTCAACTGCATAAAAAATTAGGGATTGGTATAATACCAATCCCTGATTAAGGTCGGTTTATATTGCTTCTATTCCGGTTTCACCTGTTCTTATTCTTATTACTTCATCAATTGAAGAAACGAATATTTTTCCATCTCCGATTGTACCTGTTTGAGCTTTTTCTTTTATAGTATTTATCGCCTTTTCAAGAATCTCATTAGATACAACAAGCTCTACTTTTACTTTTGCAATAAAAGGAAT
This region includes:
- a CDS encoding transcriptional regulator (indirectly regulates nitrogen metabolism; at high nitrogen levels P-II prevents the phosphorylation of NR-I, the transcriptional activator of the glutamine synthetase gene (glnA); at low nitrogen levels P-II is uridylylated to form PII-UMP and interacts with an adenylyltransferase (GlnE) that activates GlnA), with amino-acid sequence MKKIEAIIKPFKLDEVRTALNEIGVQGMTVTEVKGFGRQKGITEFYREAEYHIPFIAKVKVELVVSNEILEKAINTIKEKAQTGTIGDGKIFVSSIDEVIRIRTGETGIEAI